Proteins encoded together in one Nostoc sp. PCC 7524 window:
- a CDS encoding DUF1338 domain-containing protein — protein MQPEIVCHLWESLWQEYKARVSYAQIYEQMITSAGGTVANDHIAFRSLRLVVDSHQGQVNLGINHLGQIATALGYVPSGEYTFPETHLYARHYSHPQQAELDLPKLFISELIVDELPEHIAQLIYTTVSTIAEEMTSLLAPLQLEEEDYQPINQKLQKVFTRPWRTPLRSVVEEVNQVTQYGAWVLLHGYAVNHFTGYVNRQNTPAYPDIDTTARGLANLGVPMKAEIEGNVSCGLRQTATQAVKEMVTVIDDISGKEIQIPWTYAYYEIAQRYLVEVESGKSELFAAFLGKNAQQLFEMTRL, from the coding sequence ATGCAACCTGAAATAGTCTGTCATCTTTGGGAATCACTTTGGCAAGAATACAAAGCTAGAGTTAGTTATGCTCAAATTTATGAACAAATGATTACATCTGCGGGTGGAACTGTCGCCAATGATCATATTGCTTTTCGGTCTTTGCGATTGGTTGTTGATAGCCACCAAGGTCAAGTTAACTTAGGAATTAATCACTTAGGACAAATAGCCACAGCTTTAGGTTATGTCCCATCTGGGGAGTATACTTTTCCTGAAACTCATCTTTATGCTCGTCATTATAGCCATCCACAGCAAGCAGAATTAGACTTGCCTAAGCTATTTATCAGTGAGTTAATTGTAGATGAATTACCTGAGCATATTGCTCAACTTATTTACACAACAGTCTCTACAATAGCTGAAGAAATGACCTCTTTGCTGGCTCCTTTGCAGCTAGAAGAAGAAGACTATCAACCTATTAACCAAAAACTTCAAAAAGTTTTTACTCGCCCTTGGCGCACTCCTCTGCGTTCTGTTGTGGAAGAAGTCAATCAAGTCACTCAATATGGTGCTTGGGTACTGTTACACGGTTATGCTGTGAATCATTTTACGGGCTACGTTAATCGTCAGAATACACCAGCATATCCAGATATAGATACTACTGCTCGTGGTTTGGCTAACTTAGGTGTGCCAATGAAAGCAGAAATAGAAGGCAATGTTAGCTGTGGTTTACGTCAAACAGCTACTCAAGCAGTTAAGGAGATGGTGACAGTCATAGATGATATAAGTGGTAAGGAAATTCAAATTCCTTGGACTTATGCTTATTATGAAATTGCCCAGCGTTATTTAGTGGAGGTAGAGTCAGGGAAGTCTGAACTTTTTGCCGCTTTTTTAGGGAAAAATGCCCAGCAATTGTTTGAAATGACTCGATTATAG
- a CDS encoding beta-propeller domain-containing protein, translating to MPQLIYATFLSAVIAAIVGGIVGLITGAIARRIKHTIIPAMVGAFIGTMLVAMTPIYASPETYIGGPFGGLAILLKMMVLVPAGSIIGGVLGAAYEQKLTFQVKRRITWMGLLFTYTLMVILLYFNLAPAAFQFVKSSGQEPNFLPRIGRIIGYEQKFSGYNQRISSLAFTQDGQQLVIANIGDIRVWQLDTGKLVHTFPGPPDGSTTLNDQIIAIAITPDNKTLVTAAPQQIQLRELKSGKILHRLEGSDYIKLAPDAKTLIGFKKADNPTADVGIWELSNRKLLRTIPANIETLGSGYPVDITSDGKTLVIANSSYSNQIEIRDINTGKRLQSFGDNQGKRISTLVITPDGKNLITAQNNNLQIWDMNTKKIVKTIPNVGTVNHLLVTPDSQTLISSGDRLHIWQITTGKKLLTWQRPPKVYTTEVALSPDGKILAATDDRGVRLWRLALAR from the coding sequence TTGCCACAACTGATATATGCAACATTTCTTAGTGCAGTGATTGCAGCTATAGTTGGTGGTATTGTAGGACTAATAACGGGAGCGATCGCTCGTCGCATCAAGCATACCATTATCCCGGCCATGGTGGGTGCTTTCATAGGTACTATGTTGGTAGCCATGACTCCCATTTATGCTAGCCCAGAAACTTATATAGGTGGCCCCTTTGGGGGACTGGCAATATTGTTGAAAATGATGGTTCTTGTACCAGCAGGTTCGATTATTGGGGGTGTGCTTGGTGCTGCTTATGAACAGAAACTTACTTTCCAAGTCAAACGCCGGATAACTTGGATGGGGCTACTTTTCACCTATACTCTGATGGTGATTTTACTTTATTTTAATTTAGCACCTGCTGCTTTTCAGTTTGTTAAATCTAGTGGACAGGAGCCAAACTTTCTCCCCCGCATCGGTAGAATTATTGGCTATGAACAGAAATTTTCGGGATATAACCAGAGAATTAGTAGTTTAGCATTTACTCAAGATGGACAGCAATTAGTGATTGCTAACATCGGTGATATCAGAGTTTGGCAACTAGATACAGGGAAATTAGTCCACACCTTCCCAGGGCCGCCAGATGGTAGTACAACTCTCAATGATCAGATTATAGCGATCGCTATTACTCCAGATAATAAAACTTTAGTTACAGCCGCACCACAACAAATACAACTCCGGGAACTAAAAAGCGGTAAAATTCTCCACAGGCTGGAAGGTTCTGATTACATCAAGTTGGCTCCAGATGCTAAAACTCTCATCGGCTTCAAAAAAGCAGATAACCCTACAGCAGATGTGGGAATATGGGAACTCAGCAATCGCAAATTATTACGTACTATTCCCGCTAACATAGAAACTTTAGGCTCTGGTTATCCTGTGGATATAACTAGCGATGGTAAAACTTTAGTTATTGCCAATAGTTCTTACAGCAACCAGATAGAAATCAGGGACATTAATACAGGTAAGCGTCTGCAATCTTTTGGTGATAATCAAGGTAAGCGCATCAGCACCCTAGTAATCACACCAGATGGTAAAAATCTCATTACCGCCCAGAACAACAATCTACAAATCTGGGATATGAATACAAAAAAAATAGTGAAAACTATTCCCAACGTCGGAACAGTCAATCATTTGCTAGTGACTCCAGATAGTCAAACTCTGATTAGTAGTGGTGATAGGTTGCACATTTGGCAAATTACCACAGGTAAAAAATTGTTAACTTGGCAAAGACCACCTAAAGTTTATACTACTGAAGTCGCACTCAGTCCTGATGGTAAAATTCTCGCCGCTACTGATGATAGAGGGGTGAGGCTGTGGCGCTTGGCTTTGGCTAGATAG
- a CDS encoding AI-2E family transporter: MQTRKLFDWWQTLTPIARIGAIALFAPLLVLNGWALSAIFAYFHSLIVILVGASVLAFLLNYPVSWMEHHGARREQVAILVFLLALSVLLALGVTLFPLALTQAQQLVARIPELIDSGRSQLMMLNEKAETMGLPINLDALVVQINDRVKGQLQAIAGQVLNLAVVTFTSLLDFLLTMVLTFYLLQHGGELWESLVEWLPTRFRDPFSQTVRLSFQNFFITQLILSTCMASALIPTFLWLKVPFGLLFGLTIGIMALVPFGGSVGIALTTSLVALQDFGMGVRVLIAAVIVQQILENLIAPRILGSFTGLNPVWILISVLTGARIGGLLGVIVAVPTAVIIKTALTALRPKVLTSESEETVSKIEMAVSPPPEDSPKKETKNPLSVSEQPTLP; the protein is encoded by the coding sequence ATGCAGACACGCAAGCTATTCGACTGGTGGCAGACACTAACACCAATAGCGAGAATTGGGGCGATCGCTCTATTCGCCCCTTTACTGGTTCTCAATGGTTGGGCATTATCCGCAATTTTTGCTTACTTTCATTCTCTGATCGTTATTTTAGTTGGAGCCTCAGTTTTAGCATTTCTGCTCAACTATCCCGTTAGCTGGATGGAGCATCACGGCGCGAGACGAGAGCAGGTTGCTATTTTAGTCTTTTTACTGGCGTTATCGGTACTATTGGCTTTAGGTGTAACTCTGTTTCCCCTAGCTCTTACCCAGGCTCAACAATTGGTGGCTCGGATTCCAGAGTTAATTGACTCTGGACGCTCTCAGCTAATGATGTTGAACGAAAAAGCAGAAACTATGGGTTTACCCATTAACCTTGATGCTTTAGTAGTCCAAATTAACGATCGCGTCAAGGGACAGTTACAAGCGATCGCTGGGCAAGTTTTAAATCTCGCCGTGGTGACATTCACCAGCTTGCTAGATTTCCTGTTGACAATGGTTTTGACTTTTTATCTGTTGCAGCATGGGGGTGAACTCTGGGAAAGTTTAGTTGAATGGTTGCCTACAAGATTTCGTGATCCTTTTTCGCAAACAGTCCGTCTGAGTTTTCAAAATTTCTTTATCACCCAGCTGATTTTATCTACCTGTATGGCTTCAGCCCTCATTCCCACCTTTCTCTGGCTGAAAGTGCCATTTGGGTTATTATTTGGTCTGACTATTGGCATTATGGCGCTCGTGCCATTTGGTGGTTCTGTAGGTATTGCTCTCACCACCTCGTTAGTAGCCTTGCAAGATTTTGGGATGGGGGTAAGAGTTTTAATCGCAGCTGTGATTGTGCAGCAAATTCTAGAAAACTTAATTGCACCCCGAATTTTGGGTAGTTTTACTGGCTTAAACCCGGTTTGGATTTTAATATCAGTGTTGACAGGAGCTAGAATTGGCGGACTTTTGGGGGTGATTGTAGCTGTACCCACGGCTGTAATTATTAAGACTGCTCTAACGGCGTTGCGTCCTAAAGTGTTAACCAGTGAATCAGAGGAAACCGTCAGCAAAATAGAGATGGCTGTATCACCTCCACCAGAAGATTCTCCTAAAAAGGAGACAAAAAACCCCCTGAGTGTTTCCGAACAGCCCACTTTACCATGA
- a CDS encoding serpin family protein, whose translation MNRLKFNGVKGNFIQRRYAVSLGRRYVLAAASVVLLGVLGCSQVNNNTSALAQSQLSPTESPLQKKTVIEDTKIVDANNKFGFKLFAEILNQDGNAKNIFVSPTSVAIALAMTYNGASGSTQQAMAKTLELQGISLPELNSASASLNKLLENPGADVQLQIANSLWANQSASLRPEFIQRTRDFYQAKVTTLDFQDAAAPNTINNWVKDNTKGKIDQIVDKIEPNQALFLINAIYFQGKWSQKFDQSQTTPKPFYTSSSQQKQHPMMSQTGDYKYHETEQFQAVSLPYGQDGRVSLYIFLPKENTNLKALTQNLNTENWGKWMSQFRQREGFIQLPRFQTEYDITLNDALKALGMGEAFTNKADFSAMGKNLAISQVRHKTFVEVNEEGTEASAATSVGIVATSIRQPQEPFRMIVNRPFFCAIRDNQTRSILFMGAINDPQ comes from the coding sequence ATGAATCGGCTGAAATTCAACGGTGTGAAAGGAAATTTCATCCAAAGACGTTACGCTGTTAGCTTGGGAAGACGTTATGTTCTAGCAGCAGCTAGCGTTGTTTTGTTGGGCGTTTTGGGTTGTTCCCAAGTTAATAATAATACAAGTGCGCTTGCCCAATCCCAACTATCTCCAACAGAGTCTCCATTGCAAAAAAAAACAGTAATTGAAGATACAAAAATTGTCGATGCTAACAATAAATTCGGCTTTAAACTGTTTGCAGAAATATTGAATCAAGACGGTAATGCCAAAAATATCTTTGTTTCACCGACAAGTGTCGCGATCGCTCTAGCTATGACCTACAATGGCGCTAGCGGCTCTACACAACAAGCAATGGCTAAAACTCTGGAGTTACAGGGTATCAGTCTACCAGAACTTAACTCTGCTTCCGCCTCATTAAACAAGTTACTAGAAAATCCTGGTGCAGATGTGCAATTGCAGATTGCCAACTCGTTATGGGCAAATCAAAGTGCTAGTCTACGTCCTGAGTTTATCCAGAGAACCAGAGATTTTTATCAAGCAAAGGTAACAACCTTAGACTTTCAGGATGCTGCTGCTCCTAATACCATTAATAACTGGGTAAAAGATAATACCAAGGGCAAAATAGATCAGATTGTTGACAAAATTGAACCTAATCAGGCGCTATTTTTGATCAATGCCATCTACTTTCAAGGGAAATGGAGCCAGAAATTTGATCAAAGCCAAACAACTCCCAAACCCTTTTATACCTCATCAAGCCAGCAGAAACAGCACCCTATGATGTCACAAACGGGTGATTATAAATACCATGAAACAGAACAATTTCAGGCTGTAAGTTTACCTTATGGCCAAGACGGGCGGGTGAGTTTATATATTTTCTTACCCAAGGAGAACACTAACCTGAAAGCCTTGACGCAAAACTTAAATACTGAGAACTGGGGAAAATGGATGTCTCAGTTTCGCCAGCGAGAAGGATTTATTCAGTTACCCCGCTTTCAGACAGAGTACGACATTACACTTAATGATGCACTCAAGGCTTTAGGCATGGGAGAGGCGTTTACGAACAAAGCAGACTTTTCTGCTATGGGAAAAAATCTGGCTATCAGCCAGGTGAGACATAAAACTTTTGTGGAAGTGAACGAAGAAGGTACAGAAGCTAGTGCAGCTACATCTGTAGGCATAGTTGCCACATCCATAAGACAGCCACAAGAACCATTCAGAATGATTGTTAACCGTCCCTTCTTCTGTGCAATTCGCGACAATCAAACACGTAGCATCTTATTCATGGGTGCAATTAATGATCCACAGTAG
- a CDS encoding PhoX family protein: MSTLSRRQILIFFAGSAGAAVVGDAILDSLSSQTSAQTTLTFTPVRLPHPLPIYQQVKSFLPTGIAQGQVVNASTDVKLASYSVIDDVVVPPEYDRYVIVGWGDKVFPNSDEYVGYNCDYTGFIPIGRTADEGYLWVNHEYVSFPISGLAPETPSDVQALATTFTSVTGYPLSTTRNLESDGEFLYNLGGSVIRISRRNIEKRFRVVSDAKNRRIHGLSGLDINSERNDGYQSITAWGGRSYQQGDQNYLEGTGPAATQVFNLSADGLGNRIIGTAYNCSGGTTPWGTILSAEENFQGSSQFFVGVTEAVKPDGTQTGYTSGTTGASFGLVGEKYGWMVEIDPADPGFRPKKHTWLGRYRHENIALRVEAGKRLIAYLGDDRRGGHTWKFVSNGTVSTITSKTNSALFESGTLYVARYNPDGTGEWIPLLLTTSTNPIPPSTLASVEIAALGSAQRNGRLPLPRRNGIAGQSVDGGAFNCDTTNEVDELPGYRNKTLQNFYPTQGAILCDAFLAANLIGGTPTARPEDIEVHPTTKEVFIAYTDGAPGSDGYPDSRIFQVAKLSGNVNATQQSGGLYKIIEGSADGTGTTFTWQKFAQGGEAGSIGGAGFANVDNLAFDNQGNVWGVTDMSTSTHNGFNVGASGNQTTINHSVSGNVSNFTGVFGNNWLFYIPTSGADAGKVIPFAYGPVRCEMTGPTFLGDTLIISVQHPGEDCPINDGTMLSRSIEMLDLNGTTFNQTRTVSRGSSWPSNIPVADGGNGQSTGVPRPCVIGIRRKNSTSRFV; this comes from the coding sequence ATGTCTACACTTAGCCGGAGACAAATTTTAATATTTTTTGCTGGTAGTGCTGGTGCTGCTGTTGTGGGAGATGCCATTTTAGATAGTCTTTCTAGCCAAACCTCAGCGCAAACCACACTCACATTTACACCAGTGCGTCTACCTCATCCTCTGCCAATTTACCAACAGGTTAAGAGTTTTTTACCTACAGGAATTGCCCAGGGACAAGTCGTAAACGCATCCACTGATGTCAAGTTAGCTAGTTACAGCGTGATTGATGATGTTGTCGTACCACCAGAATATGATCGCTATGTCATTGTGGGTTGGGGGGATAAAGTATTTCCTAACTCTGATGAATATGTTGGCTACAACTGCGACTATACAGGCTTTATACCCATTGGTAGAACTGCCGATGAAGGTTACTTGTGGGTAAATCATGAGTATGTGAGTTTCCCCATTTCTGGTTTAGCACCCGAAACACCAAGTGATGTGCAAGCACTAGCAACTACATTTACATCGGTAACTGGATATCCCTTATCCACTACCAGAAACTTAGAATCAGACGGGGAATTTTTATATAACTTAGGCGGTTCAGTCATCCGTATTTCTCGCCGTAACATCGAAAAACGTTTTCGTGTAGTTAGTGATGCCAAAAATCGCCGTATTCATGGGTTGTCTGGGTTAGACATCAACAGTGAAAGAAACGATGGATATCAGAGTATCACGGCTTGGGGTGGCCGCAGCTATCAACAAGGTGACCAAAACTATTTAGAAGGTACTGGCCCAGCCGCTACGCAAGTATTTAACCTCAGTGCTGATGGACTAGGTAACAGAATCATTGGTACTGCTTATAACTGCTCTGGTGGTACTACACCTTGGGGAACTATCTTATCGGCGGAAGAAAACTTCCAAGGTAGTAGCCAATTTTTTGTGGGTGTAACAGAAGCCGTTAAACCAGATGGCACACAGACAGGTTACACCTCAGGCACCACCGGCGCAAGCTTCGGTTTAGTTGGAGAAAAATACGGCTGGATGGTAGAAATTGACCCAGCTGACCCAGGTTTTCGTCCGAAAAAACACACTTGGTTAGGTCGTTACCGTCACGAAAACATCGCCCTACGAGTAGAAGCAGGTAAAAGATTAATTGCTTATCTAGGTGATGACAGACGGGGTGGACATACCTGGAAATTTGTCAGCAATGGCACTGTTAGCACAATCACCAGCAAAACCAATAGTGCTTTATTTGAAAGTGGTACTCTCTACGTTGCCAGATACAACCCAGATGGCACAGGGGAATGGATACCACTACTCTTAACTACTTCTACTAATCCCATTCCTCCCTCAACACTCGCTTCTGTAGAAATTGCTGCTTTAGGTTCAGCCCAAAGAAATGGTCGTTTACCCTTACCTAGACGTAATGGAATAGCAGGGCAAAGTGTAGACGGTGGCGCATTCAACTGTGATACCACCAACGAAGTCGATGAACTCCCAGGTTATCGAAACAAGACATTACAGAATTTCTACCCCACTCAAGGCGCTATTCTGTGTGATGCCTTCCTAGCTGCTAACCTAATTGGGGGAACTCCCACCGCTCGCCCTGAAGACATCGAAGTTCACCCCACTACTAAAGAGGTATTTATCGCCTATACCGACGGCGCACCCGGTAGTGATGGTTATCCCGACTCCCGTATTTTCCAAGTCGCCAAATTAAGCGGTAATGTCAACGCCACCCAACAATCAGGGGGACTATACAAAATTATTGAAGGTAGTGCTGATGGTACAGGTACAACCTTTACATGGCAAAAATTCGCTCAAGGTGGGGAAGCTGGTTCAATTGGCGGTGCTGGTTTTGCTAACGTTGATAACTTGGCTTTTGACAATCAAGGTAACGTTTGGGGTGTAACTGATATGTCCACCAGCACCCACAATGGTTTTAATGTTGGTGCATCTGGTAATCAAACCACCATTAATCACAGTGTTTCGGGTAATGTTTCCAACTTTACGGGTGTGTTTGGTAATAATTGGCTATTCTACATCCCTACTAGTGGGGCTGATGCTGGCAAGGTTATACCCTTTGCTTATGGGCCAGTTCGTTGTGAAATGACAGGCCCCACTTTTTTGGGTGATACTTTGATTATTTCTGTGCAGCATCCAGGGGAAGATTGTCCGATTAACGACGGTACAATGTTGAGCCGCAGCATTGAAATGCTGGACTTGAATGGCACTACATTTAATCAAACTCGTACTGTATCCCGTGGTAGTAGCTGGCCTAGTAATATTCCGGTTGCGGATGGTGGAAATGGTCAGTCTACGGGTGTTCCTCGTCCTTGTGTAATTGGGATTCGCCGTAAAAATTCTACCAGTAGGTTTGTCTAA
- a CDS encoding LCP family protein produces MTSQRTSAEGNQSAKAPNSRNKHNSKSGRWLWFWVGMSGIAMVSATAGALLAVSLSSTPLQQAQLSPQEEAVFDSDRIAGSGLRFSELTRPVNLLVMGMSVLPPDVRNPPAEAQNLGYLPQVNSFDGLADVMLLMQFDPESKKIAMLSIPRDTRTEIEGYGIRKINAANVEGGPALTAKTVSNLVGGAGIDRYIRINVLGVAKLIDALGGVTVFVPKDMKYQDDSQHLYINLKAGKQHLNGDQALQLLRFRHDELGDIGRIQRQQMVIRALIDQTLNPATVAQLPKILNVVKDNIDTNLTVEELVALVGFGVRTNRANMQMFMLPGRFSEQREYNASYWIPNQRGINKLMSQQFGLELFSEYQATDPATLKVAIQDSTGSDRSQLRPLIRTLESAGYRNIYIYKPWSEPLEVTNIIAQQGDGNSAESIRNTLGFGEVRVESTGSLSSDISIQVGRDWLQKKDLFDTSNF; encoded by the coding sequence GTGACCAGTCAAAGAACTTCGGCGGAAGGAAACCAGTCAGCAAAAGCTCCTAATTCCAGAAACAAACACAATTCTAAATCTGGACGTTGGTTGTGGTTCTGGGTAGGTATGAGCGGGATTGCAATGGTGTCTGCAACGGCAGGGGCGCTGTTGGCGGTGTCTTTAAGTAGCACACCTTTACAGCAAGCCCAACTGAGTCCCCAAGAAGAAGCTGTCTTTGATAGCGATCGCATCGCTGGTAGCGGCTTACGTTTCTCAGAATTAACTCGTCCCGTGAATCTGTTGGTGATGGGCATGAGTGTACTGCCGCCTGATGTCCGCAATCCTCCTGCTGAAGCCCAAAATCTGGGATATCTACCCCAGGTAAATTCCTTTGATGGTCTTGCTGATGTCATGCTTTTGATGCAATTTGACCCAGAAAGCAAGAAAATCGCCATGCTTTCTATCCCCAGAGATACCCGCACAGAAATCGAAGGGTATGGGATTAGAAAAATTAATGCTGCCAATGTTGAGGGAGGTCCAGCTTTAACTGCCAAAACTGTTAGTAACCTCGTAGGCGGTGCCGGAATTGATCGTTACATCCGCATTAATGTTTTAGGGGTTGCTAAACTGATCGATGCTTTGGGAGGAGTGACAGTTTTTGTTCCCAAAGATATGAAATATCAAGATGACTCACAACATCTATATATTAATTTAAAAGCAGGTAAGCAGCATCTCAACGGCGATCAGGCACTACAGTTACTGCGTTTTCGCCATGATGAATTGGGTGATATTGGTCGGATTCAGCGCCAGCAAATGGTAATTCGCGCTTTGATAGACCAAACTCTTAACCCAGCAACAGTAGCTCAATTACCGAAAATCCTCAACGTAGTTAAAGACAATATTGACACTAACTTAACCGTCGAGGAACTGGTGGCACTGGTAGGATTTGGTGTGCGAACCAATCGCGCCAATATGCAAATGTTTATGCTGCCTGGTCGGTTTAGCGAACAAAGAGAGTATAATGCCAGCTATTGGATACCTAATCAACGAGGTATCAACAAACTAATGTCGCAACAATTTGGTTTGGAATTATTTTCTGAATACCAAGCCACCGATCCAGCCACTTTAAAGGTAGCAATCCAAGATAGCACAGGTAGCGATCGCTCTCAACTCCGTCCTTTGATTAGAACTTTAGAAAGTGCAGGATATCGTAATATCTACATATATAAACCTTGGTCTGAACCGTTAGAAGTCACTAATATTATTGCTCAACAAGGGGATGGCAATAGTGCCGAATCCATTCGCAATACTTTAGGTTTCGGAGAAGTACGCGTAGAAAGTACCGGGAGTCTTAGTTCAGATATCAGTATCCAAGTAGGTCGAGATTGGTTGCAAAAGAAAGACTTATTCGATACTAGCAATTTTTAA
- a CDS encoding hybrid sensor histidine kinase/response regulator, producing MDKNPIRVLLVDDDENDYILTRDWFQEFQVAGCELEWLDNYQAAKAAIALRQHDVYLVDYRLGLDSGLELLREAIANGCTAPFILLTGQGDREIDLEAMKAGAADYLEKRQLNALLLERSIRYAIERKHTEQQIREQAALLDTTNDAIFVKDLNEKILFWNQAAESLYGWTKEVAIGNHTQNLWQEKNLPLLQIAQSELMQNGSWMGELLQKTASGKDIIVQSRWTLVRDFRSQTQSILVVNTEITQKKQLEAQFLRAQRLESIGTLASGIAHDLNNVLAPILMTAQLLESQIQEERSRRLLPILINNSKRGANLIKQVLSFTRGLEGERTLLQLRHLITEIQQIIQETFPKSIAVVTQIPQQLWTVSGDATQLHQVLMNLCVNARDAMPNGGTLKIAAANLLIDENYTRMNLDAQVGPYVVVTVSDTGTGISADILDRIFEPFFTTKELGEGTGLGLATVLGIVKSHGGFLNVSTEEGKGSEFKVYVPAQDSQEIVEEVENIIPVGNGELILVVDDEAAIRDITKTSLESHNYRAITASDGIEAIALYAEHQDKISLVLTDMVMPSMDGLTTIRTLKKINPHVKIIAVSGLVTNDKVNAVYKMGIQAFLAKPYTASQLLQTISTVKRGN from the coding sequence ATGGACAAAAATCCAATCAGAGTTTTATTAGTTGATGACGACGAAAATGACTACATTTTAACTCGTGATTGGTTTCAGGAATTTCAGGTGGCTGGGTGCGAGTTGGAATGGTTGGATAATTATCAAGCGGCTAAAGCTGCGATCGCTCTGCGCCAACATGATGTATATCTTGTAGATTACCGTCTGGGGCTAGATAGTGGATTAGAATTATTACGCGAAGCAATTGCTAACGGCTGTACTGCTCCCTTTATTTTGCTTACAGGGCAAGGTGACAGAGAAATAGATCTAGAAGCAATGAAAGCAGGTGCAGCCGATTATCTGGAAAAAAGACAATTGAATGCACTGTTACTAGAGCGTTCTATTCGTTACGCCATTGAACGCAAACACACCGAACAACAAATCCGCGAACAAGCTGCTTTACTCGACACTACTAATGATGCGATTTTTGTCAAGGATTTAAACGAGAAAATTTTATTCTGGAATCAGGCAGCAGAGTCACTGTATGGTTGGACAAAAGAAGTAGCTATTGGCAATCACACACAGAATCTCTGGCAGGAGAAGAACTTGCCCCTGTTACAAATAGCACAATCAGAATTGATGCAAAATGGGTCTTGGATGGGAGAATTACTACAAAAAACTGCATCAGGCAAAGATATTATTGTACAAAGTCGCTGGACATTAGTACGTGATTTCCGCAGCCAAACTCAATCAATTCTTGTTGTCAATACAGAAATTACGCAAAAAAAGCAACTAGAAGCGCAATTTCTCCGCGCTCAACGTTTAGAGAGCATTGGTACACTAGCCAGTGGGATTGCTCATGATCTCAACAATGTTTTAGCTCCCATTTTAATGACAGCCCAATTATTAGAATCTCAAATTCAAGAGGAGCGATCGCGGCGACTTCTGCCTATATTAATTAATAACTCTAAACGTGGTGCAAATTTAATTAAACAAGTGCTTTCCTTTACCCGTGGTTTGGAGGGTGAGCGTACCCTATTGCAATTAAGGCACTTAATCACAGAAATTCAGCAAATTATTCAAGAAACATTTCCCAAATCAATAGCAGTTGTTACCCAAATCCCCCAACAACTTTGGACTGTATCTGGCGATGCGACTCAACTGCATCAAGTATTGATGAATTTGTGTGTCAATGCCCGTGATGCCATGCCTAATGGCGGCACTTTAAAAATTGCTGCTGCAAATCTCTTGATTGATGAAAACTATACTAGGATGAATCTAGATGCCCAAGTTGGCCCCTATGTTGTAGTCACAGTTAGTGATACGGGAACTGGTATTAGTGCAGATATTTTAGACAGAATATTTGAGCCATTTTTTACAACTAAAGAACTAGGTGAAGGTACAGGATTGGGACTTGCAACTGTGTTGGGCATTGTTAAAAGTCATGGTGGTTTTCTGAATGTCTCAACGGAAGAAGGTAAAGGCAGTGAATTTAAGGTATATGTACCCGCACAAGACTCTCAGGAAATCGTAGAAGAAGTAGAAAATATAATACCTGTTGGTAACGGCGAATTAATTTTAGTTGTAGATGACGAAGCTGCAATTCGAGATATTACTAAAACCTCTTTAGAAAGCCATAACTACAGAGCGATTACAGCCAGTGATGGAATTGAAGCTATAGCTTTGTATGCAGAACATCAAGACAAAATATCGCTGGTTTTGACAGATATGGTGATGCCGTCAATGGATGGCCTAACAACCATCCGCACATTAAAAAAAATTAATCCCCACGTTAAAATTATTGCCGTGAGTGGACTGGTTACTAACGATAAAGTGAATGCAGTGTATAAAATGGGTATTCAAGCCTTTCTAGCCAAGCCTTATACAGCCAGCCAATTATTGCAAACCATTAGTACAGTTAAACGTGGGAATTAG